The DNA region tttttttttttaattcaaccatttttttctatgttgtacaaaaataaattaaattaagaaattaaacacattaataaataaaaatatattaaaaattgaagaaattataaatattgtcaccttttttttttttttttttattgtttatatatatatgtacttATAATTATGTCATTGATTttaatagaaataatataaaaaataaaattaacaCGTTTCTATGAAATTTgtttttcaaaaaataaattaatatatatatatatatatatatatatatatttttttttatttattattattttattttttttgtacccagcaaaatatattgtttatcatatatatttaagtgtgtacttatatttattattttttgatgTTAGATTCAGAATAggaaaattattaaaaataagaatttttataaatttaatgtgtaaataaaataaaaatgatgttgtatttataaaaataattaattataaaacattgcatgtaaatatatttatctatacaatatacattttgttatataattttattttcatttaaaatttttttttttttgtgtatGTGATCAGTGAAAAggatataaatataaaatatatattttattatgttaatattttgttctttttatttatctaaaaatttaaaatcATAAGCACATTTTAACGTAGCTCCGAAAAagattataatataaatacagacataaatatattactcaatatatatatatatatatttatttatttatttatttatttatatttatttatttttctttttgtctcaataaatatgtatatggACAATTGCAGAAGCTCCAGCCGAAAGTATAAACTCTCTGCTGGGGATTCGACCTTCGGTAAGCCAACAGTTAGGGGCTCAGTAACGAACGATAATTTGAGTGACGAAGGAGAAATTGAATTTGAAGGATGGGTTGAATTTGTAACTAAGAATAGTAATGAAGATACTAATATTTCTcaagagaaaaaaaaaagacatAGTCGAAATAGAAATCATACTGTAAGCTTATCTAACATAGTAAAAGATGATATTGtatttaataaaagtaGAAAAAGAGATAAACAGTTAAAAAGAGATTCAAAAAAAAGCAATGAAATTAATGCAGATTATATgtatagaaataataataataatatatatgcCAATTACGTATATAAACAACCTAACGAGATTTCAAAtagtaatattatttataccCTAAGAAATAATCATcagaataataatatggttacaccattatatattaatactcaaacaaaaacaaatgataaccttattaatatattaagtCCTAACTATGTAGATCCTGCACCACCTATTGTTCTAAAAAATCAACAAGTCCTTCCtcaattatatataagacAACCACCAACAGTTATTGTAACTAATGAGCCTAGACCTCCATTAGTTATTAATCCACCACCAgcaaatattatatttaaaaataaatcacCACAACcaatatatgttaatagTACTAGAccaaatataataattaaaaatgacCCTCCTACTGTTCAAAATCCTATTAATATGGATACTACACCAGTGCAATTAGATATGCCAACAGAAAATATTACAATGAACAAAGAAACAATACAATATCCCTATgtaatgaatataaaaaaggatTCAGTTTTAGACAATAGAAATGTGTACTTAAAAGGAAGTGTATCAAGTACCAATGCGTCAGTATCACCAACAAATGTTATATATCTAgatagtaataataataataataataataatatgaatgatatAAATCAACAGAATGTACcaaatttttatatgttgAATAATAACCAAAGTGCACATTTACAACAAACACCAAATACATATGCAACCATAGCACCAATTAATAACCATCAAATACAAACACAGCCAACAAATACAGTACAATATATTCAACCAAATTATGAACAAGTCATAACACAAGTAGATCAAAATGGTAATGTATACAATCAACAGCTTGTTGGAAGTACAGTAATGCAAAATATGACACAACAAGGGGTAAGCACTTTAAATTTTCCTGCAACAGTAAATACCTTAAACGTTCCTACAACAATGAATAATGTATGTATACCACAAACAGTTTGTAGTACTAATAATACACCATCTCAACAAGTACAATATATTCCTCAAACACAAGCATATGAAccttataataatacacaAAATACAACAATTTATgaaagaaattatataccACAAATGACACAAAATACCTTACCAAATAATGTAGTACAACAATATATTCCAACCACAACTAGAATGGTACAAGAAAGTGTACAGAATACACCAGCTTCTCAATATAGAATAATTGTTCctaataatgataatacTCAATCAccaaatattataagaaattacaataatatttcaaatacaaaaaataatgttaatAAAGCTATAATGCAACCAACTTATAACTCTAGCGAAATTTTACCTTCCTGTTCTCCATCAGGATGTGCATCAGCAAATAAAGTTACGCATGTACAAAATTTTAGAAgaaattcatatataaatccACACTCCCATAGTATGCATGAAACTCCCAAAAAGGTACAAATAATAGCACGACCCATGCATGACCAAAATTTAAGAACATACAGTTTGTGTAGATAAAAGAATAGGAagttaatatatacatatatataaacatatatatattcttttatttcttctatGTAATTATTTTTCCTATTTTATTCCTACAGAATTCATTCTATTCACCATTATTGTATTGTTTCTATGTATTTTTCTATTACATTTGTCTataagttatatatatatatttttatttatatatttattttatatacttattaatataattttggTTTACTTCaacaaataaaaacattatactttctttcttttgttttttttttgttttatttttgttttattttcattttactcaattttttataacttttgcaaaatataaattattatgtaaatattttaataaaacctcttttaatattatttctatatatataaaggtTTATAGAATGacaaaaaaagatatattattataataataaaaaaaaaaaaaaaaacataagagatgatatatttttatatagttttttcttattatattgtaacattatatatatattaaaattttataaatcatattaatatatcaattaaaatgttttttatttaatatacatatatattcttcacataatacttttatatatgtagggttttattcaaaaaaaaaaaaatatattatattctaaatgaaaaaaaattaagataaaaatataagcTAGTTATGCCCATTATTTActaaaatattatatgtgttttatttttttaaaaaaaatgatatacATGTGTATAAgtgatataaatatattatattataaaaattataaaataataacatacatttttataatttgcaaatttaaagaaaaaaaaaaaaaaaatacagacacacacaaatatatacaataccattttttctatatcaAACAAGAaatgtaaaataaattaatcaaatataacaaattgtataaaattaaattacaaatcaaaaagaaaaaataaataattaaataaataaataaaataataataatagtattattatgaaatgtatttttatttggtataagaaaaaattattttattattactttacattattataatgcTGTAGAATGTAATTATAACATTACACAGAgcaaaaaatataaataatgtataataaatagttatgaaatattatataactACGCAAATTTTgtacataaaaatataaaacaatatatgataacaaagattatataattatatgttatatatatatatgtatacttttctttttttttttgatataacTGTAACTCCAAAAATgttgtaaataaataaacgtatatatgatatatgTTGTCTATAATACTTAATTTACATTTGGatagataataatgataaaaaaaagaaaagaaaagaattgatgatgatatacatatatttttacaataAAATTATTGATGTACTCCCAcggaaaaaaaaaaaaaaaaatgataaaaaggaaaaagaaaattcTATGTTCTTTTAATAACACTACAATTTAGGACAAAGGTGCAAACAGCACTTCCCAGACAACAAATGTGGAAAACTTCATGAAATTCCAGTATACctaaaaatttaaatatatatgtatgtgtaaatatatatatgtatgtgcaaatatatatatgtatgtatgaTTTTATGTAGTATTCCCATGTGACAGGGGCTTATATAACCACccaaatatatatatatatatatatatatatatatatatatatatatttatttatttatttatttatttatttatttatttatttttgatatatattgttttaaaaaaaattaccTGGAACAATATTTGGCTTTTTGACCGAATATATAACTGCTCctataacatataaaataccTAGAAGTATTAAAAGTATAAATTCGTTtccatataataatgatacATAATCcttaataaaaatgatatgtAGTAATCCAGCAAATGTAAAAATGGTTGCCCTTATAAATCTATTTCCCGTTGAGAAACAACTAAAGAAAACAATAAGACATCCAAATAATATTGCTAAAAATTGAAgagaaataaaaaataataatttaattttattaaataataaagcTTGAACTGGTAACAAGGAACCACTAATCATTAAGAAAATTCCAAAATGATCCATTTTTTcaataaagaaaaaaaatttggGTTTCCATTCAAAATTGTGAAGTAAGAAGGAAgcaaaaaaattaaagaaaatacaTAATACAGCTATAGAGGTAAATATTCTTGCTGTTAATGTTTTTGATAAATATAGCATATAAAAAATCCATAATGGTGATATGAATACTAACATTAAATGTATCTTTCCTCTAAATAatgttttgttttttctttccatatattttattaacataatcttatttattttcttctcAAGATATAATTCTACTATATTCCTATCATTTTCACATAAGTCTTTTGACTTAATAAAATTCGCAATTTCATTCTCATCAATTTTTGTACTGCTCTTTACgtcaaaaaataaatcacAATTAAAGACATTTCTGAAATTTGAAAAACAGTTCTTATATAATTCCATATtgaaataattatttaaaacTTTTCATAtgtactttttttttttaacaaatattaataagtattatatatttatttgttatataaatatatatatatatatatatatattttaatattgtgtatacaatatattacaataaatatgaaaccttttaaatttttgggctcatataaaaaatatatcttcttcaaaattatatatatatatatatatatattgcTAATTTTCCTTATTTAAATTGTAAACGCTtaagaatataatttattatttttctttttattcatataattgaaatatataaatacgtataacatatatacacaattatatatattaaaaaaaatatgcCTCTACGTATcatgttattattttatatatatatcatataaacactaatttataaaagcttatcattataaattattatttgttaaCACAAAAAGATAAGAAataatcaaataaaaaaaaaaataaagggaaaaatataagaacataaattttaacaaaggtgtttt from Plasmodium gaboni strain SY75 chromosome 14, whole genome shotgun sequence includes:
- a CDS encoding hypothetical protein (conserved Plasmodium protein, unknown function) encodes the protein MDNCRSSSRKYKLSAGDSTFGKPTVRGSVTNDNLSDEGEIEFEGWVEFVTKNSNEDTNISQEKKKRHSRNRNHTVSLSNIVKDDIVFNKSRKRDKQLKRDSKKSNEINADYMYRNNNNNIYANYVYKQPNEISNSNIIYTLRNNHQNNNMVTPLYINTQTKTNDNLINILSPNYVDPAPPIVLKNQQVLPQLYIRQPPTVIVTNEPRPPLVINPPPANIIFKNKSPQPIYVNSTRPNIIIKNDPPTVQNPINMDTTPVQLDMPTENITMNKETIQYPYVMNIKKDSVLDNRNVYLKGSVSSTNASVSPTNVIYLDSNNNNNNNNMNDINQQNVPNFYMLNNNQSAHLQQTPNTYATIAPINNHQIQTQPTNTVQYIQPNYEQVITQVDQNGNVYNQQLVGSTVMQNMTQQGVSTLNFPATVNTLNVPTTMNNVCIPQTVCSTNNTPSQQVQYIPQTQAYEPYNNTQNTTIYERNYIPQMTQNTLPNNVVQQYIPTTTRMVQESVQNTPASQYRIIVPNNDNTQSPNIIRNYNNISNTKNNVNKAIMQPTYNSSEILPSCSPSGCASANKVTHVQNFRRNSYINPHSHSMHETPKKVQIIARPMHDQNLRTYSLCR
- a CDS encoding putative hemolysin; this encodes MELYKNCFSNFRNVFNCDLFFDVKSSTKIDENEIANFIKSKDLCENDRNIVELYLEKKINKIMLIKYMERKNKTLFRGKIHLMLVFISPLWIFYMLYLSKTLTARIFTSIAVLCIFFNFFASFLLHNFEWKPKFFFFIEKMDHFGIFLMISGSLLPVQALLFNKIKLLFFISLQFLAILFGCLIVFFSCFSTGNRFIRATIFTFAGLLHIIFIKDYVSLLYGNEFILLILLGILYVIGAVIYSVKKPNIVPGILEFHEVFHICCLGSAVCTFVLNCSVIKRT